The following coding sequences are from one Paenibacillus sp. FSL R5-0912 window:
- a CDS encoding S-layer homology domain-containing protein, translating to MRKIILNSLLIVSMICTSLLVQSRPVLAAEQSATFTDIKGHWAKAAIDTAVKNGYFKGYADGTFKPNGSVTRAEFAALLARASKAQPETAQPGNFPDLAGHWSETEVNRAIGLGYINVSDYPNGFKPSTPITRMEIAKWMASGLAAADPEYKEALQDTVTTVLPVKEYFKPGVSQSQAPYIAVSLGTKLMSGYPDGSFGLTQKATRAEASAILLRLNEISQQEASSFVGLNELREVGTKRTNMESISPFTTGKSSFNDAAEKTFTFKNKSCIVKLNHFIFVNAQDPKNPKGIYAPLFFDESEIIAEQDKPGVYRAYVEVTIYPLKSPFSIGDYYSDHDSGLFTGNRTRTDNLKNKYGYNTLPYDEPQQFFANYMDGKGVTLWQVQFIEVGQSKKGLTMDDGYWLYYKPKEE from the coding sequence ATGAGAAAAATAATACTTAACAGTCTATTGATTGTTTCTATGATATGCACAAGTTTGTTGGTGCAGAGTCGTCCAGTGCTAGCAGCAGAGCAGTCTGCTACATTTACGGACATTAAAGGACATTGGGCCAAAGCAGCTATCGATACGGCGGTAAAAAATGGCTACTTCAAAGGTTATGCTGACGGCACATTCAAACCGAATGGATCAGTAACCCGGGCAGAGTTCGCGGCATTGTTGGCAAGGGCGTCGAAGGCACAGCCTGAGACAGCACAACCGGGAAATTTCCCGGATCTGGCAGGGCATTGGAGTGAGACTGAAGTGAACCGGGCAATTGGACTGGGGTACATTAATGTCAGTGATTATCCGAATGGGTTCAAGCCAAGCACGCCCATTACACGGATGGAAATTGCCAAATGGATGGCATCCGGACTTGCGGCAGCCGATCCAGAGTATAAGGAGGCCTTGCAGGACACGGTTACAACGGTGCTTCCGGTAAAAGAGTATTTTAAACCGGGAGTCTCACAGTCCCAAGCTCCGTATATTGCGGTTTCGCTTGGGACCAAGCTGATGAGCGGCTATCCGGACGGATCCTTTGGATTAACTCAAAAAGCGACACGAGCGGAAGCATCCGCTATCCTGCTGCGTTTGAATGAGATTAGCCAGCAGGAGGCAAGCAGCTTTGTAGGTTTAAACGAATTGCGGGAAGTGGGAACCAAGCGGACGAATATGGAGAGCATCAGTCCGTTTACGACGGGTAAATCTTCCTTTAATGATGCTGCTGAGAAAACATTCACATTCAAAAATAAAAGCTGTATTGTCAAATTAAATCATTTCATTTTTGTGAATGCACAGGATCCCAAAAATCCTAAAGGGATTTATGCACCTTTGTTTTTCGATGAAAGTGAAATAATAGCTGAACAAGATAAACCTGGAGTATATAGGGCGTATGTTGAAGTTACTATTTATCCGTTGAAAAGTCCATTCTCCATAGGTGATTATTACAGTGATCATGATAGTGGTTTATTTACAGGAAATAGAACAAGGACTGATAATCTTAAAAATAAATATGGATATAATACTTTACCCTATGATGAACCTCAGCAATTCTTTGCAAACTATATGGACGGAAAAGGGGTTACTTTATGGCAGGTGCAATTCATAGAAGTTGGGCAAAGTAAAAAGGGTTTGACGATGGATGACGGATACTGGCTCTATTATAAACCGAAAGAGGAATAG